The Montipora foliosa isolate CH-2021 chromosome 14, ASM3666993v2, whole genome shotgun sequence genome window below encodes:
- the LOC137984993 gene encoding betaine--homocysteine S-methyltransferase 1-like, with translation MDGIKQAAILKRLNEGEIIVGDGGMSHCLEKRGYVKAGPWTPECTVENPEAVRQLHREFLRAGADVIQAYTFSYDDDLDGDHAKYGTTKINQAACDLAKGVAKEGGALFAGCICQTASLYSSGAGKEVVSKKFREEVEIFLQNDADLLIAEFFSCLEEAEWAVEVMKSTGKPIAMTMCIGPLGDRNGVSPGECAVGLAKAGANIIGVNCRFGPNEALQTICLMKEALEKADLKVHLMVQPVCYHTPDAGPKGWVNLPEAPFALEPRLLTRWDVHKYARRAYDLGVRYIGGCCGFEPYHIRAIAEELAHERGKLPVASEKHGLWGEALKNHGTNEVKARASRAYWENLKPASGRPFCPALSGETHPGPLQ, from the exons ATGGATGGAATTAAGCAg GCCGCTATCTTGAAACGCCTTAATGAAGGGGAAATCATTGTAGGAGATGGTGGAATGTCACACTGTTTGGAAAAGAGGGGATATGTGAAAGCTGGACCGTGGACACCTGAATGTACTGTCGAGAACCCTGAAGCAG TGCGTCAGCTTCATCGTGAATTCCTGCGAGCAGGAGCTGATGTTATTCAAGCCTACACATTTTCGTATGATGATGACTTAGATGGTGATCACGCTAAGTATGGG ACCACTAAAATAAATCAAGCCGCATGTGACCTTGCTAAGGGTGTGGCCAAAGAGGGAGGAGCTCTTTTTGCGGGGTGTATCTGTCAGACTGCTTCTCTGTATTCATCTGGAGCTGGAAAAGAGGTTGTGTCGAAGAAGTTCAGGGAGGAGGTTgaaatttttctccaaaatgaTGCGGATTTGCTCATTGCTGAG TTCTTTTCTTGTCTGGAGGAGGCCGAATGGGCAGTAGAAGTGATGAAGAGCACAGGAAAACCAATTGCGATGACGATGTGCATTGGTCCTCTTGGTGATCGCAATGGAGTGTCTCCCGGGGAGTGTGCTGTTGGACTTGCAAAAGCAG GAGCTAACATCATTGGTGTCAATTGCCGTTTCGGACCGAACGAAGCATTACAGACGATTTGTCTGATGAAAGAGGCCTTGGAAAAAGCTGACCTTAAGGTTCATCTAATGGTCCAACCAGTGTGTTATCATACCCCAGATGCTGGTCCCAAGGGATGGGTTAACCTACCAGAAGCACCGTTTG CATTGGAGCCCCGTCTTCTAACCCGGTGGGATGTGCACAAGTACGCTAGGCGGGCCTATGATTTGGGAGTCAGGTACATAGGTGGATGCTGTGGATTTGAACCCTATCACATACGGGCCATCGCAGAAGAG TTGGCTCATGAACGTGGAAAGTTACCCGTTGCGAGTGAGAAACATGGTCTCTGGGGCGAGGCACTTAAAAATCACGGAACGAATGAGGTGAAAGCAAG AGCTAGCAGAGCCTACTGGGAGAATCTAAAACCGGCAAGTGGTCGACCATTTTGTCCAGCACTTAGTGGAGAAACACATCCTGGGCCCTTGCAGTGA